In Saccharothrix syringae, the following are encoded in one genomic region:
- a CDS encoding glycoside hydrolase family 3 C-terminal domain-containing protein — protein sequence MPGIAEGVPCTRLLLEDKVALGSGASFWTTRAFPAAGIPSLTLTDGPHGLRAQGESGDHLGLADGTAATCFPTASALASSWDVGLVAEVGRAIGLEAVDQGVHVVLGPGVNMKRNPLCGRNFEYFSEDPLLSGKLAAAWIRGVQSTGTGTSLKHFALNNQELKRMSTDVRVDERALHEYYLPAFEIAVEEGDPTTVMCAYNRVEGVYCSDNRRLLTGILRERWGFRGAVVTDWGAMNDRPAAYLAGTDLEMPGNGGVTDAEVRRAVTAGLLDERVVDESVERLLALVARTTGRDVEVPADLHDRHHELARRAAVESAMLLKNDGGALPLQPGGRVALLGALAGEPRYQGTGSSRVNPTRVVSLRDGVGEYAAVDCAPGYRLVDEPDAALLDEAVRLAEQAEAVVVCVGLTEISESEGFDREHMRIPANQVALLESIAHLAERVVLVVVGGSAVEMPWQDCASAVLHVQLAGQAGGAAAADLLFGAANPSGKLAETYPLVYDDVVSSGYFGVDPHQTPYLESMYCGYRYFDSADKPVRHPFGHGLSYTTFAYSDLRVVRRGDDVEVTFTVTNTGGCDGAEVAQLYVAPRTGGAYRPVQELKAFTKLALTAGESRGATLTLDRRAFAIHDPEVGDRVVEAGTYEIRVGASSRDIRLRAEVQVEGTQPRRSRVADWYYTLTGTPTPEDFLTVHAPYPVLDAPRKGTFDLDSSILEMKDSSLACRVVHFAVERTVAKRFGGKVDYDDVRFKMLMYSAADLPMRAMVRMSDGVMTPRLARFLVDSANGHTLRGLWALLRRRA from the coding sequence ATGCCAGGAATCGCCGAAGGCGTCCCCTGCACGCGCCTCCTCCTGGAGGACAAGGTCGCCCTCGGATCGGGAGCGTCCTTCTGGACGACGCGGGCGTTCCCCGCGGCGGGCATCCCGTCGCTCACCCTCACCGACGGGCCGCACGGGCTGCGCGCGCAGGGGGAGTCGGGTGACCACCTCGGCCTGGCGGACGGCACGGCGGCCACCTGCTTCCCGACGGCCAGTGCGCTCGCCTCCTCTTGGGACGTCGGACTGGTCGCCGAGGTGGGGCGGGCGATCGGGCTGGAGGCGGTGGACCAGGGCGTGCACGTCGTTCTCGGTCCGGGTGTGAACATGAAGCGCAACCCGTTGTGCGGCCGCAACTTCGAGTACTTCAGCGAAGACCCGCTCCTGTCGGGCAAGCTCGCCGCGGCCTGGATCCGGGGTGTGCAGTCCACGGGCACGGGCACCTCGCTCAAGCACTTCGCCCTGAACAACCAGGAGCTCAAGCGCATGTCCACGGACGTGCGGGTCGACGAGCGGGCGCTGCACGAGTACTACCTCCCGGCGTTCGAGATCGCGGTCGAGGAGGGCGATCCGACGACGGTCATGTGCGCCTACAACCGCGTCGAGGGCGTCTATTGCAGTGACAACCGCCGGCTGCTCACCGGGATCCTGCGGGAGCGGTGGGGGTTCCGGGGTGCCGTGGTCACCGATTGGGGCGCGATGAACGACCGCCCGGCCGCCTACCTGGCCGGGACGGACCTGGAGATGCCCGGCAACGGCGGCGTGACCGACGCCGAGGTGCGACGGGCCGTGACGGCGGGCTTGCTGGACGAGCGTGTCGTCGACGAGTCCGTCGAGCGCCTGCTCGCTTTGGTCGCGCGCACGACCGGGCGGGACGTCGAGGTGCCCGCCGATCTCCACGACCGGCACCACGAGTTGGCCCGCCGGGCGGCGGTGGAGAGCGCGATGCTGCTCAAGAACGACGGCGGTGCGTTGCCGTTGCAGCCCGGCGGGCGGGTGGCGCTCCTGGGCGCGTTGGCCGGGGAACCGCGGTACCAGGGCACGGGTTCTTCGCGCGTCAACCCGACCCGGGTGGTGAGCCTGCGTGACGGGGTGGGGGAGTACGCCGCCGTCGACTGCGCGCCGGGTTATCGCCTGGTCGACGAACCGGACGCCGCCCTGCTGGACGAGGCGGTGCGGCTGGCCGAGCAGGCGGAGGCGGTGGTCGTGTGCGTCGGGCTCACCGAGATCTCCGAGAGCGAGGGCTTCGACCGGGAGCACATGCGCATCCCCGCCAACCAGGTCGCGCTGCTGGAGTCGATCGCCCACCTGGCCGAGCGCGTGGTCCTGGTCGTCGTCGGCGGCAGCGCGGTGGAAATGCCCTGGCAGGACTGCGCCTCGGCCGTCCTGCACGTGCAGCTCGCCGGCCAGGCCGGTGGTGCGGCGGCCGCCGACCTGCTCTTCGGTGCGGCCAACCCCTCGGGCAAGCTCGCCGAGACCTACCCGCTCGTCTACGACGACGTGGTCAGCTCCGGCTACTTCGGTGTCGACCCGCACCAGACGCCGTACCTGGAGAGCATGTACTGCGGGTACCGCTACTTCGACTCCGCCGACAAGCCCGTGCGCCACCCGTTCGGGCATGGGCTGTCCTACACGACCTTCGCCTACTCCGACCTGCGCGTGGTCCGCCGCGGGGATGACGTCGAAGTGACCTTCACCGTCACCAACACCGGCGGGTGCGACGGGGCGGAAGTGGCGCAGCTCTACGTCGCGCCCCGCACCGGCGGTGCCTACCGCCCCGTCCAGGAACTCAAGGCTTTCACCAAGCTCGCGCTGACCGCGGGGGAGTCCCGCGGCGCCACGCTGACCCTCGACCGGCGTGCCTTCGCGATCCACGACCCGGAGGTGGGCGACCGGGTCGTCGAAGCGGGTACGTACGAGATCCGCGTCGGGGCGAGCTCCCGGGACATCCGACTGCGCGCGGAGGTGCAGGTCGAGGGCACGCAGCCCCGACGCTCGCGGGTCGCCGACTGGTACTACACGCTCACCGGCACCCCGACGCCGGAGGACTTCCTGACCGTCCACGCCCCGTACCCGGTCCTCGACGCGCCGCGGAAGGGCACCTTCGACCTCGACAGCTCGATCCTGGAGATGAAGGACTCCAGCCTCGCCTGCCGCGTCGTGCACTTCGCCGTCGAGCGGACCGTCGCGAAGCGGTTCGGCGGCAAGGTCGACTACGACGACGTCCGGTTCAAGATGCTCATGTACTCCGCCGCGGACCTGCCGATGCGCGCGATGGTCCGGATGAGCGACGGTGTGATGACACCGCGGCTGGCGCGGTTCCTCGTCGACAGCGCGAACGGTCACACCCTGCGCGGGCTGTGGGCACTGCTGCGGCGCCGGGCCTGA
- the rhaI gene encoding L-rhamnose isomerase → MATFGDIADDLTRQAIELPSWAFGNSGTRFKVFAQPGVPRTVAEKLADAAKVHELTGLAPSVALHIPWDRVDDFDRLRAHAEDLGVRLGTINTNTFQDDDYKFGSLTHVDERVRAKAIAHMHECVDIMDVTGSRDLKVWLPDGTNYPGQGDLRDRQDRLADSLAQVYARLGDHQRLVLEYKFFEPAFYATDVPDWGTAYAHCVALGERAVVCLDTGHHAPGTNIEFIVVQLLRLGRLGAFDFNSRFYADDDLIVGAADPFQLFRILFEVVRGGGYDEGSGVAFMLDQCHNVEDKIPGQVRSVLNVQEMTARALLVDRDALAEAERAGDVLGANEVFMDAFYTDVRADLAEWRAGRGLPANPMKAYRDSGYGQRIVADRVGGDQAGWGA, encoded by the coding sequence ATGGCCACCTTCGGGGACATAGCGGATGACTTGACGAGGCAGGCGATCGAGCTGCCCTCGTGGGCGTTCGGCAACTCGGGCACGCGGTTCAAGGTGTTCGCGCAGCCCGGGGTGCCGCGGACGGTGGCGGAGAAGCTGGCCGACGCGGCGAAGGTGCACGAGCTGACCGGGCTGGCCCCGTCGGTGGCGCTGCACATCCCCTGGGACCGGGTGGACGACTTCGACCGGCTGCGCGCGCACGCCGAAGACCTGGGTGTGCGGCTGGGCACGATCAACACCAACACGTTCCAGGACGACGACTACAAGTTCGGCAGCCTGACGCACGTCGACGAGCGGGTGCGCGCCAAGGCGATCGCGCACATGCACGAGTGCGTGGACATCATGGACGTGACCGGAAGCCGGGACCTGAAGGTGTGGCTGCCGGACGGCACCAACTACCCCGGCCAGGGCGACCTGCGGGACCGGCAGGACCGCCTGGCCGACTCGCTGGCGCAGGTCTACGCCCGGCTGGGCGACCACCAGCGGCTGGTGCTGGAGTACAAGTTCTTCGAGCCGGCGTTCTACGCCACCGACGTGCCGGACTGGGGCACGGCGTACGCGCACTGCGTGGCTTTGGGCGAGCGGGCGGTGGTGTGCCTGGACACCGGGCACCACGCGCCGGGCACCAACATCGAGTTCATCGTGGTGCAGCTGCTGCGGCTGGGGCGGTTGGGCGCGTTCGACTTCAACTCGCGCTTCTACGCCGACGACGACCTGATCGTGGGCGCGGCGGACCCGTTCCAGCTCTTCCGCATCCTGTTCGAGGTGGTGCGCGGCGGCGGGTACGACGAGGGCAGCGGGGTGGCGTTCATGCTCGACCAGTGCCACAACGTGGAGGACAAGATCCCCGGTCAGGTCCGGTCGGTGCTCAACGTGCAGGAGATGACCGCGCGGGCGCTGCTGGTGGACCGCGACGCGCTGGCCGAGGCCGAGCGCGCGGGTGACGTGCTGGGCGCGAACGAGGTGTTCATGGACGCCTTCTACACCGACGTGCGGGCCGACCTGGCCGAGTGGCGGGCGGGTCGCGGCCTGCCCGCGAACCCGATGAAGGCATACCGAGACAGCGGTTACGGACAGCGCATCGTCGCCGACCGAGTCGGCGGAGACCAAGCGGGATGGGGAGCCTGA